AGGTAGGAGTTTGCCCCGATGGACATCCCCAGTACGCCCGACTCCACGGAGGCGTGCCCTGTGAGCAGGATGACCTCCACCTCGGGGGTGCGCTTCTTGAGCTCGCGCAGCACCTCGATCCCGTCCATGCCGGGCATCATGATGTCCAGCAGGGCCACGTCGAAGCTCTTGGCTGACAGCAGCTCCAGGGCCTCCGGGCCGGAGAGGGCCGTCTCCGCCTCGAAGCCCCTGCGCCGCAGCCGCTTGACGATGGTCTCGTTGTAGTCCCGCTCGTCATCGACCACCAGTATCCGCGCCTGATCCATGCCGCCTCCTTCGTCAGACCGCCGGGACGTAGACAGTGAAGGTGGTCCCCTTCCCCAGCGTGCTCGTCACGGTGATGCGCCCGCCCAGCTTTTCGATGATCCCGAAGGCTATGGCCAGGCCGAGCCCGGTGCCTTCGCCGGGCTTCTTGGTCGTGAAGAAGGGGTCGAAGATCTTGTCCAGCGTTTCCGGTGAAATGCCGCAGCCCGTGTCGGTGAATACGGCCGCGAGTTCGTTCTTGTCGGCGTGGTAGCGGGTGGTCAGGGTGATCTGCCCGTTCTTGCCGATGGCGTCGATGGCGTTGTCGATGAGATTCAGGAACACCTGCTGCAGTTGCGTCGGGTCCGACTTGGTGGGGGGCAGGTTCTCCCCGAGGGTCAGGCGCACGTCGATGTTGCGCAGCAGGGCTTCGGTCTTGAGGAACTGCACTGTCTCGCCCAGGAGCTTGTTGAAATCCACCTCGTGCAGGGATGGCTCCATCCTGCGCGCGAACCCGAGCATGCGGTGGGTCACGGTCTTGGCGCGCTCCACGTGGTGCTCGATGCGGTGCACGGAGTCGTAGATTTCCTTGAATTGGGGCACGGCCTTGACCTCGTCCTCTTCAAGCAGGTCCTTGATCCAGCCGGCCTGCTCGCGGATGATGGCCAGGGGGTTGTTGATCTCGTGGGCCACGCCCGCCGCCATCTTGCCCAGGGCGGCCATCTTGCCGGACTGGGTGAGGTTGGCGTCCAGCTCGGCCTTCTCGCGCTCGGCCTTCTCCAGCCTGCGCACCATGGAATTTGTGACGATGACGGTGCCGGCGATGATCACGGCCACGCCCCCGGCCAGCAGCAGCCAGACGAGGTATTCGGCTTCGAACAGGGGACGCAGTTCGTCCTCGGGGTCTTCGCGGATGACCAGCATCCAGTCCTTGTTTTCGAGCCACGTCCAGCCATACAGATAGGAGCGGTGGCTCACCGTGAGCTCCTGCACGCGCACGCCCTGGAAGCGGCCCTCCACGCGGAAGGGCAGCTCCATGTCCTCCATGGCGTGGCCGCCGAAGCGGGGGTTGGTTTGGAGCACCTGCTTGTCGTTGAGCAGGAAGGCGTCGCCCTTGCGGCCCATCTGCACGCGCTTCACGAAGGATTCGAAGATGTCGGAGTCGATGGTGGCCCGCACGATCCAGGATCGGTTGCCCTCCCGG
The window above is part of the Fundidesulfovibrio soli genome. Proteins encoded here:
- a CDS encoding ATP-binding protein encodes the protein MKTLDFKRLRLSIIVFTVGFSLLPLLVLGIGIKQRFSSAYQDALRGNLRTLVESKRNAIDLFLNERLSQVTTLASALSFEESSDQPALERIFALMQSSTRYYIDIGVIGMDGYHMAYAGPYNLEGLNYKNEEWFAKVTSKGVYISDVFLGFRKVPHIIIAVLRREGNRSWIVRATIDSDIFESFVKRVQMGRKGDAFLLNDKQVLQTNPRFGGHAMEDMELPFRVEGRFQGVRVQELTVSHRSYLYGWTWLENKDWMLVIREDPEDELRPLFEAEYLVWLLLAGGVAVIIAGTVIVTNSMVRRLEKAEREKAELDANLTQSGKMAALGKMAAGVAHEINNPLAIIREQAGWIKDLLEEDEVKAVPQFKEIYDSVHRIEHHVERAKTVTHRMLGFARRMEPSLHEVDFNKLLGETVQFLKTEALLRNIDVRLTLGENLPPTKSDPTQLQQVFLNLIDNAIDAIGKNGQITLTTRYHADKNELAAVFTDTGCGISPETLDKIFDPFFTTKKPGEGTGLGLAIAFGIIEKLGGRITVTSTLGKGTTFTVYVPAV
- a CDS encoding response regulator; protein product: MDQARILVVDDERDYNETIVKRLRRRGFEAETALSGPEALELLSAKSFDVALLDIMMPGMDGIEVLRELKKRTPEVEVILLTGHASVESGVLGMSIGANSYLLKPVDFDELLAAIGQAYERKRLSGSGS